A single region of the Oryzias latipes chromosome 21, ASM223467v1 genome encodes:
- the LOC101166347 gene encoding trichohyalin isoform X2: MDSGLLIGWQQQKEELEREVCRLQEELAESRAEREELESRTRALQDRLRQTIHPSLGLSLEEEEEQRRWKKQLREGREREARQALLIHRLQNKVLEYRDQCQHLDLQLQDERRKTLHMEGVRDEHSNSLESALIRLEEEQHRSVSLADTNSLLREQLSQSEKFNQELKEELHRLTADWIRSTEKAEQRETDWQREKEDQRGHVGQQQNNWLSVWRSVVALRRQCHSVKTAADRDLWELRAEFSRLSSTLLSSCDSVCSTQSLAALHKPLSSTLLPLPSPPSSSPPLSSTLILPPPPPDSCSTQGSFSMGELELKEEEGEGSEPKLYEKTEALQQRTVELARSLQDEREEKEREVERHQETARRLQSVSQAVIRLARVVSSRSRPASTSPEDVLRADLSSMLAVLSQAESVLLRRSEELQGAELNLRRLGEVRTSLQLQVKQLQDDHQQLLARSQHTQQELTHTQSVLSSEKKVSSSLRLQLEEVQRREEEVKRENHRLRRERDREEEKNLQLETDSHRRVEAELLESVQLTEREHLHQMELLSLKGALEREQLDRQKAEEEAAGSRDALQQCRGSILRLSSSESLLRRDLEESRDALKKVSALNSALASDKRALNQQLLQLEGKLSESQSQLQAVSSEFTCLQRDVRPLRLQRDQDADVIRQLKEQQVEAEKNLERKERELQLLEEERTSGEQQLEELRSHHVSLCQELKELQEELQQAKQEVRILNWQQEEQQRESRSRQEELQNEHRQRAQLEEELHELRPLSVSLQLQLSQQQQLLSQVEVDRCQLSTRLHALQEAKLTLQGEIKCLRGELQRETASRERSEGEKEVLQEDLQRLTEEVQELRRRKAEKEEEKKMCQRERETLREELRLRDGELEALKTRTERMEEELEEKGQQVERLKEEVTQRATQVSFLNERIVGLEEEKKILLEEAKSTEVRLLEEEAKRKDEEVQRDGETEALCDRIEKLEREKEEIDKEVHQMKRKAQEQEERWRSNDEESQNEINRLRGENSSLQEHRKSEKRQIEKLQNEKMEVLERLQEKVGEVELMKVKLSVAQEESEELREEVQRRERSLEKQICAVREREEEMENLRGRLRLVKEREAEAERELQETSDKLKKKEAREEHLEVLLRENRELLKQEEKGREEREDRICSLIKQLQEAQAVNLGAKRRSTERQKAHDRLQEEVKDWQEQAEQSVKEVAKLKEILKGRNEEVNQLKAMLEEKEEEWKEQEALSKTEKERRRRLENKLVEVEEENTRLEKEVRLMQAVGDKDREALAKAGEELKTLKDNLVKSENKERELGETVRRMEEEKMMLSSNLREMEDEIKAEKEQLWRVRKERSSLEDKLKEKEREIDECRDLLRSQEEKLEEVKKMDRKTLESERNRYLLLEEKGKTRVKKLEEEKEDLLLQLMKREKEVTELQEEVQRQRITASKELNEKKEEAFNVQRECEEAQEKLKSLKREMIYLQEEVKQKQEENEEVQEKLQSLKREMIYLQEEVKQKQEENEEVQEKLQSLKREMIYLQEEVKQKQEDNEEVQEKLQSLKSEMIYLQEEVKQKQKENEETQEKMTVLKEVHQKHLKKEEEWRTNDMMSRNDTQELQRQKDEAQEELQRSRKEIYILREELEKEQREKKDLQDEMKKRSEEAGLLRQKIEEEFSSTKKREETEKQTREKTEIELAALKEELQREHREKLETVEELKKRREDVTVLEGEVKEECMKKEEVQEDLRRVQHSLEQMSHSLSSLQSQVSELSISKERVEVEKQQMREGLQVALKEMDLLKVLLQESHAEGELLRSTLEEKKKEMGRVRQENLQMEERQEELEELRARVKALERRRTEMAEELDRADERRREAEEWWRSKVKEVERQKGTMQSTLYTEIQTQGELLKESRSKLQDSLRELEEARMELSRNRALLEEQKTFTIADREDSGEQRSRGSQEERGEVKQEEIRRQLQQREAQVDSLTLRVQELQEDRNQLRLALEQTEAQLKNVATQVEQSTGAEPNPGETVGGRLEVLQRLVAELELQRTRLQKKNLNLEKQKDRLKKDRDFLRDTLRQVELERGRLSQQLTDSRGSQVEQVCANATEEDRLRSKVKELEEQVSQLRLSLAMDQQQKAEFIQQSSRNSQWLLSLRRDLNDSLSAVTRLPIPSVLESETQRLDRSLREEELRISLS, encoded by the exons ATGGATTCTGGGTTGCTGATTGGCTGGCAGCAGCAGAAGGAGGAGCTCGAGCGGGAGGTATGCCGTCTGCAGGAGGAGCTGGCAGAGAGTCGAGCGGAGCGGGAGGAGTTGGAGTCCAGAACCCGAGCTCTGCAGGACAGG CTCCGTCAGACCATACATCCGTCACTTGGCCTGTCacttgaggaggaggaggagcagaggaggtggAAGAAGCAGCTTAGGGAGGGCAGGGAGAGAGAGGCCAGGCAGGCACTGCTGATACATCGGCTGCAGAACAAG GTTCTGGAGTACAGAGATCAGTGCCAGCATTTGGACCTGCAGTTGCAAGATGAACGGAGGAAGACGCTCCACATGGAG GGGGTCCGGGATGAACATAGCAACTCTCTGGAAAGCGCCCTCAtcaggctggaggaggagcagcacag GTCCGTAAGTCTGGCTGACACCAACTCTCTTCTGCGGGAGCAGCTCAGCCAATCTGAGAAGTTCAACCAGGAGCTTAAGGAGGAACTCCACAGACTGACAGCTGATTGGATCAGATCCACGGAGAAGGCGGAGCAAAGAGAAACTGAttggcagagagagaaagag GATCAGCGGGGTCACGTGGGTCAGCAGCAGAACAACTGGCTGTCAGTTTGGAGATCCGTGGTGGCTCTGAGGAGACAATGTCACAGCGTGAAAACAGCTGCCGACAG AGACCTGTGGGAGCTCAGGGCCGAGTTTTCCCGTCTCTCCTCAACACTCCTCTCCAGCTGTGACTCTGTCTGCTCCACCCAGAGCCTGGCGGCTCTTCACAAGCCTTTGTCTTCAACTTTGCTGCCTCTTCCTTCCCCACCATCCAGTTCTCCTCCTCTATCCTCAACACTgatcctccctcctcctcctccagactCCTGCTCCACTCAGGGATCCTTCTCCATGGGGGAGCTAGAACtcaaagaggaggagggagaaggTTCTGAGCCTAAGCTCTATGAAAAGACTGAAGCTTTGCAGCAGAG GACTGTGGAGCTTGCTCGCTCACTGCAGGATGAGagagaggagaaggagagggAGGTGGAAAGACATCAAGAAACTGCAAGGAGACTCCAGTCTGTCAGTCAGGCTGTGATCAGACTG GCCAGAGTCGTCAGCAGCAGAAGTCGGCCAGCGAGCACCTCCCCAGAAGACGTCCTGCGGGCGGATTTGTCCTCCATGCTGGCTGTGCTCTCACAGGCGGAAAGCGTCCTGCTGAGGAGGAGCGAGGAGCTGCAG GGGGCGGAGCTAAACCTGCGACGTCTCGGTGAGGTGAGAACCAGCTTGCAGCTGCAGGTGAAGCAGCTTCAGGACGACCACCAGCAGCTTCTGGCACGCTCACAACACACACAGCAGGAGCTCACGCACACACAGAGCGTCCTCAGCAG CGAGAAAAAGGTCTCCAGCTCCCTCCGCTTGCAGCTGGAGGAGGTGCAaagaagagaggaggaggtgaaGAGAGAGAACCACAGACtgaggagagagagagacagagaggaagagaagaATCTGCAACTGGAAACAGACTCACATCGACG GGTGGAGGCGGAGCTCCTAGAAAGTGTCCAGCTGACGGAGAGAGAACATCTGCACCAGATGGAGCTCCTCAGTCTGAAG GGGGCGCTGGAGAGAGAACAGCTGGACAGGCAGAAAGCAGAGGAAGAGGCAGCAGGCTCTAGGGATGCCCTACAGCAG TGCAGGGGAAGCATACTCCGCCTCTCATCCTCAGAAAGCCTGCTGAGGCGGGATCTGGAGGAGAGTCGAGATGCTTTGAAGAAGGTTTCTGCTCTTAACTCTGCTCTGGCCTCAGACAAGAGAGCACtgaaccagcagctgctgcag CTGGAAGGCAAACTGTCAGAGAGCCAATCGCAGCTGCAAGCTGTGAGTTCAGAGTTCACCTGTCTGCAGAGAGACGTCAGACCTCTCAG ACTGCAGAGGGATCAGGATGCCGACGTCATCCGTCAGCTGAAAGAGCAGCAGGTGGAGGCTGAGAAAAACCTGGAGAGAAAGGAGAGAGAGCTTCAGCTATTGGAGGAGGAGAGAACAAGTGGTGAACAACAGCTGGAGGAG ctTCGCTCTCATCACGTCTCGCTGTGCCAGGAGCTGAAGGAGTTGCAGGAGGAGTTGCAACAGGCGAAACAGGAGGTTAGGATTCTGAAttggcagcaggaggagcagcaaaGGGAGAGCAGGAGCCGGCAGGAGGAGCTCCAGAATGAGCATAGACAGCGGGcgcagctggaggaggagctgcatgAGCTCAG GCCTCTGtcagtgtccctgcagctgcagctcagccagcagcagcagctcctctccCAGGTCGAGGTGGACCGCTGTCAGCTGAGCACTCGCCTCCATGCGCTGCAGGAGGCCAAGCTCACCTTACAGG GTGAAATCAAATGTCTGAGAGGGGAGCTGCAGAGAGAGACAGCCAGCAGAGAGAGAAGTGAGGGCGAGAAGGAGGTGCTGCAGGAAGACCTGCAGAGACTGACGGAAGAGGTGCAGGAGCTGAGGAGAAGAAAGGCAgaaaaggaagaggagaaaaagatGTGCCAAAGAGAACGAGAGACACTGAGGGAGGAATTAAGGCTGAGAGACGGGGAGCTGGAAGCCCTGAAGACACGCACTGAAAGGATGGAAGAGGAGCTGGAAGAAAAGGGACAACAGGtggagagactgaaggaggaggtgaCACAACGAGCTACCCAAGTCAGCTTCCTAAATGAGAGAATAGTTGGCTTGGAAGAGGAAAAGAAGATTCTGCTGGAGGAGGCAAAGAGTACTGAGGTCAGactgctggaggaggaggcgAAAAGGAAAGACGAGGAGGTGCAAAGAGATGGGGAGACTGAAGCTCTCTGTGACAGAATAGAGAAATTAGAAAGAGAGAAGGAAGAAATAGATAAGGAGGTGCACCAAATGAAGAGAAAAGCACAGGAGCAAGAGGAGAGATGGAGGTCAAATGATGAGGAGAGCCAGAATGAGATAAACAGACTAAGGGGAGAAAACTCTTCCCTCCAGGAGCACAGAAAGTCAGAGAAGCGACAAATAGAGAaactgcaaaatgaaaaaatggagGTGCTGGAGAGGCTACAAGAGAAAGTTGGAGAGGTGGAACTGATGAAGGTAAAACTAAGTGTGGCTCAGGAGGAGAGTGAGGAGCTGAGGGAGGAGGTGCAGAGGAGGGAGCGCAGCCTGGAGAAACAGATATGTGCAGTACGAGAAAGGGAGGAGGAAATGGAGAACCTGAGGGGGCGGCTGAGGTTGGTGAAGGAGCGGGAGGCGGAAGCAGAGAGAGAGCTCCAGGAAACTTctgacaaactgaaaaaaaaagaggcgaGGGAGGAACACCTGGAGGTGCTGCTTAGAGAAAACCGGGAACTTTTGAAGCAGGAGGAAAAAGGACGAGAAGAAAGAGAAGACAGGATCTGCTCCTTGATCAAACAATTGCAGGAGGCCCAGGCTGTTAACCTGGgagcaaaaagaagaagcacAGAAAGGCAGAAGGCCCATGACAGActgcaggaggaggtgaaggaCTGGCAGGAGCAAGCAGAACAAAGTGTGAAGGAGGTGGCAAAACTCAAAGAAATCCTGAAGGGGAGAAATGAGGAGGTGAACCAGCTGAAAGCAAtgcttgaagaaaaagaagaggagtGGAAAGAGCAGGAGGCTTTGAGTAAAACAGAGAAAGAAAGGAGGAGAAGGCTGGAAAACAAGCTGGTCGAGGTGGAGGAAGAGAACACCAGGTTAGAGAAGGAGGTGAGACTGATGCAGGCAGTTGGAGATAAAGATAGGGAGGCTCTGGCAAAGGCTGGAGAGGAGTTAAAAACATTGAAGGACAACCTggtaaaaagtgaaaacaaagagAGGGAGCTGGGAGAAACTGTGAGAAGAATGGAAGAGGAGAAGATGATGCTGAGTAGCAATTTGAGAGAGATGGAGGACGAGATCAAAGCAGAGAAGGAGCAGTTGTGGAGAGTAAGGAAAGAGAGGAGCAGTCTGGAggacaaactaaaagaaaaagagagagaaatagATGAGTGCAGGGATTTGCTTAGAAGTCAGGAGGAAAAACTTGAGGAGGTGAAAAAGATGGATAGAAAAACATTGGAGAGTGAAAGAAATCGGTATCTACTGTTGGAGGAAAAAGGGAAGACCAGGGTTAAAAAGcttgaggaggagaaggaggaccTTTTACTGCAGTTaatgaaaagggaaaaagaagtGACAGAACTCCAAGAGGAGGTGCAGAGGCAGAGGATCACTGCAAGCAAGGAGCTCaatgaaaagaaagaggagGCATTTAATGTACAAAGGGAATGTGAGGAGGCGCAGGAAAAGCTAAAATCATTGAAAAGGGAAATGATTTATCTCCAAGAGGAGGTGAAACAAAAGCAAGAAGAGAATGAGGAGGTGCAGGAAAAACTGCAATCATTGAAGAGGGAAATGATTTATCTCCAAGAGGAGGTGAAACAAAAGCAAGAAGAGAATGAGGAGGTGCAGGAAAAACTGCAATCATTGAAGAGGGAAATGATTTATCTCCAGGAGGAGGTGAAACAAAAGCAAGAAGACAATGAGGAGGTGCAGGAAAAACTCCAATCATTAAAAAGCGAAATGATTTATCTCCAAGAGGAggtgaaacaaaagcaaaaagagaATGAGGAGACACAGGAGAAAATGACCGTGTTAAAGGAGGTGCAccagaaacatttaaagaaagaggaagagtgGAGAACTAACGATATGATGAGCAGAAATGACACCCAGGAGCTACAGAGGCAGAAAGATGAGGCTCaagaggagctgcagaggagcagaaagGAGATCTACATACTTAGAGAGGAGCTAGAAAaggaacaaagagaaaaaaaggacctTCAAGATGAGATGAAAAAGAGGAGTGAAGAGGCTGGATTGCTAAGACAGAAAATAGAGGAGGAGTTCAGCAGCACCAAGAAGAGGgaggagacagaaaaacaaacaagagagAAGACTGAGATAGAGTTGGCCGCTCTAAAGGAGGAGCTGCAAAGGGAACACAGGGAGAAATTGGAGACagtggaggagctgaagaagaggagagaGGATGTCACTGTGCTTGAAGGAGAGGTGAAGGAGGAGTGCATgaagaaggaggaggtgcaggaaGATCTAAGAAGAGTGCAGCACAGCTTGGAGCAGATGTCTCACAGTCTGAGCTCCCTTCAGAGTCAG GTGTCAGAGCTGAGTATCAGCAAGGAGCGAGTAGAGGTGGAGAAGCAGCAGATGAGAGAAGGCCTGCAGGTGGCGCTCAAGGAGATGGACTTGCTGAAAGTTCTCCTCCAG GAAAGCCATGCAGAAGGAGAACTGCTGAGGAGCACactggaggagaagaagaaggagatGGGGAGGGTTCGACAGGAGAACCTGCAGATGGAAGAGAGgcaagaggagctggaggagctgaGAGCCAGGGTCAAAGCCCTGGAGAGAAGAAGGACGGAGATGGCAGAGGAGCTAGATAGGGCAgatgagaggaggagggaggctgaggagtggtGGAGGAGCAAAGTGAAGGAAGTAGAACGGCAGAAGGGGACGATGCAAAGCACTCTTTACACAGAAATACAGACGCAAGGGGAGCTACTGAAGGAGTCGAGGTCCAAGCTTCAGGACAGTTTGAGGGAGCTGGAGGAGGCGAGAATGGAGCTTAGCCGGAACAGAGCCTTGTTGGAGGAGCAGAAAACTTTCACGATTGCTGACAGAGAGGATTCGGGGGAGCAGAGGAGCAGAGGCAGCCAAGAGGAAAGAGGGGAG GTGAAGCAGGAGGAGATCAGGAGGCAGCTCCAGCAGAGGGAGGCTCAG GTGGACAGTTTGACTCTCAGAGtccaggagctgcaggaagacAGAAATCAGCTCCGATTGGCTCTGGAACAAACTGAGGCGCAGCTGAAAAACGTCGCCACCCAGGTGGAGCAGAGCACGGGGGCGGAGCCTAACCCAGGAGAG ACTGTAGGGGGCAGACTGGAGGTCCTGCAGAGACTGGTGGCTGAACTGGAGCTCCAACGGACACGACTGCAGAAGAAGAACTTGAATCTAGAAAAGCAAAAAGACAGACTGAAGAAAGACAGAGACTTTCTGAGAGACACCCTGAGACAG GTGGAGCTGGAGCGTGGGAGGCTCAGCCAGCAGCTGACAGACAGCAGAGGATCTCAGGTGGAACAG GTGTGCGCTAATGCCACAGAAGAAGATCGTCTGCGCAGCAAAgtgaaggagctggaggagcag GTTAGTCAGCTTCGTCTTTCTTTAGCTATGGACCAGCAGCAGAAGGCGGAGTTTATCCAGCAGTCATCCAGAAACAGCCAATGGCTGCTCTCACTAAGACGGGACCTCAATGATTCGCTGTCTGCTGTGACCCGTCTACCAATCCCGTCTGTCCTGGAGTCTGAGACACAGAGGTTGGACCGCAGCCTGAGGGAGGAGGAGCTTAGGATTTCCTTGAGTTGA